The Amycolatopsis sp. DG1A-15b genome window below encodes:
- a CDS encoding arabinosyltransferase domain-containing protein — MRLIAVALGLLSALCALAFPFLPVVQDTAEVVWPTGSDTRSVNAPLTGYWAQDLRAELPCAAIRSVDARTNGPGLLFATVPDGRTDPKAGNGVGLQLRVDNGVLLASSQGQQIAQQPLPAEKCDVELDVDATQMTLAVAGTPIFHAGGDVRPRVVGIYSSINSSKDPIAGLHVSVVPDTRYQTSPTALKIVVGVLAVLSLIGCLIAVWRRDSGFARRAPRWAPVGWWRLTARDATVIIALGAWVFIGPVTSDDGYILTMARVTEATGYLTNYHRWFGVAEAPFGWFYHVFELMTHVSTVPPWIRLPSFLLGVLSWLLISREVMPRLGTQIRTSRPASWAAATVFLIWWMPYNNGVRPEPVAALGSLLAICAVERTLVTRRLLPLCLGLTAAGFTLAATPTGLIAVAPYLVAARPLFKLIRQRANEHGWLPVLAPVAAAGLLVLVVVFADQTFATVQEATRIRTQVGPNLSWFQELARYQLLFADLPDGSAPRRFPVLLVVLCTATCLVMLLRRSRIPGASLGPARRLIGTTALFFLLLALTPTKWTHHFGAFAAVGASMAALTALATSSTVLRSKRNRAAFLAGLLVVAALAATGPNTYWFVSRLGVQWTNVAPSIGGIGLSTILLVAAAIAGVYAFVENVRAHRPGLPDQPQEGRLRALRLGSLSLVVVCGLVAAGEFVTMAWAIHNQSGSYSLGAANVGHLFGKSCNLSDHVMVERDAATSILHPQAEQRTVAEKPKETDSPLPNPDQDNGRVQTGFHTRPVDDKDPLAEPPHGFTPDQVPMWSSYLDPETRAGRLRSDWYALTEKPGDGQIVVATAGAARRPTSVSLDYGVDTPDGVKVLRSQFMLPPGAGTNGWNDTRINLRDLPPETNAVRINIIDNDLTEDGWIAASAPRVPTFTTLTDRIGSKPVYVDWPASFVYPCVQPVTSHDGISQVPDYRITAGGLADEAQWASSTNGGPIGWLEELAEEPEVPSYLIGQPSQSWGQLLQIEPFTEGIAPTVVHGEKTVPGWWSPGPGPRQPNGKDPTR; from the coding sequence ATGCGTCTGATTGCCGTAGCGCTGGGGTTGCTCTCGGCCTTGTGCGCGCTGGCTTTCCCCTTCCTGCCGGTGGTGCAGGACACGGCGGAGGTCGTCTGGCCGACCGGCAGCGACACCCGCTCCGTCAACGCGCCCTTGACCGGGTACTGGGCCCAGGACCTGCGCGCCGAGCTGCCGTGCGCGGCCATCCGCTCGGTCGACGCCCGCACGAACGGCCCCGGCCTGCTCTTCGCCACCGTGCCGGACGGCCGCACCGACCCGAAGGCCGGCAACGGGGTCGGCCTGCAGCTGCGCGTCGACAACGGCGTGCTGCTCGCCTCGAGCCAGGGCCAGCAGATCGCCCAGCAGCCGCTGCCCGCCGAAAAGTGCGACGTCGAACTGGACGTCGACGCGACGCAGATGACGCTCGCCGTCGCCGGGACACCGATCTTCCACGCGGGCGGCGACGTCCGGCCCCGCGTCGTCGGCATCTACTCCTCGATCAACTCGAGCAAGGACCCGATCGCCGGCCTGCACGTCTCGGTCGTGCCGGACACGCGGTACCAGACGTCGCCGACCGCGCTGAAGATCGTCGTCGGCGTGCTCGCCGTGCTGTCGCTGATCGGCTGCCTGATCGCGGTCTGGCGCCGCGACTCCGGCTTCGCGCGCCGCGCCCCGCGCTGGGCGCCGGTCGGCTGGTGGCGGCTGACGGCGCGGGACGCGACGGTGATCATCGCGCTCGGCGCCTGGGTCTTCATCGGGCCGGTGACCTCCGACGACGGCTACATCCTCACCATGGCCCGGGTCACCGAGGCGACCGGCTACCTGACGAACTACCACCGCTGGTTCGGGGTCGCCGAGGCGCCGTTCGGCTGGTTCTACCACGTCTTCGAGCTGATGACGCACGTCAGCACGGTGCCGCCGTGGATCCGGCTGCCGTCGTTCCTGCTCGGCGTGCTCAGCTGGCTGCTGATCAGCCGCGAGGTGATGCCGCGGCTGGGCACCCAGATCCGCACCAGCCGCCCGGCCAGCTGGGCCGCCGCGACGGTGTTCCTGATCTGGTGGATGCCCTACAACAACGGTGTCCGCCCGGAACCGGTGGCCGCGCTCGGCTCGCTGCTGGCGATCTGCGCGGTGGAGCGCACGCTGGTGACGCGCCGGCTGCTGCCGCTGTGCCTCGGCCTGACCGCGGCCGGGTTCACCCTGGCCGCGACGCCGACCGGGCTGATCGCGGTGGCGCCGTACCTGGTCGCCGCGCGCCCGCTGTTCAAGCTGATCCGCCAGCGCGCGAACGAGCACGGCTGGCTGCCGGTCCTCGCGCCGGTCGCCGCGGCCGGGCTGCTCGTGCTGGTCGTGGTGTTCGCCGACCAGACGTTCGCGACCGTGCAGGAAGCGACCCGGATCCGCACCCAGGTGGGCCCGAACCTCTCGTGGTTCCAGGAGCTCGCGCGCTACCAGCTGCTGTTCGCCGACCTGCCGGACGGCTCGGCGCCGCGCCGGTTCCCGGTGCTGCTGGTCGTGCTGTGCACCGCAACGTGCCTGGTGATGCTGCTGCGCCGCAGCCGGATCCCCGGCGCGTCGCTCGGCCCGGCGCGGCGGCTGATCGGCACGACCGCGCTGTTCTTCCTGCTGCTGGCCCTGACGCCGACGAAGTGGACGCACCACTTCGGCGCGTTCGCCGCGGTCGGCGCGTCGATGGCGGCGCTGACCGCGCTCGCGACCAGCTCGACGGTCCTGCGGTCCAAACGCAACCGCGCCGCCTTCCTCGCCGGGCTGCTGGTCGTCGCCGCGCTGGCGGCGACCGGGCCGAACACCTACTGGTTCGTCTCGCGCCTCGGTGTCCAGTGGACGAACGTGGCGCCGTCGATCGGCGGCATCGGCCTGTCCACGATCTTGCTGGTCGCGGCGGCGATCGCCGGGGTGTACGCGTTCGTCGAGAACGTCCGCGCGCACCGGCCGGGCCTGCCGGACCAGCCCCAGGAAGGCCGGCTGCGCGCGCTGCGGCTCGGGTCGCTGTCGCTCGTGGTGGTCTGCGGCCTGGTCGCGGCGGGCGAGTTCGTCACGATGGCGTGGGCGATCCACAACCAGTCCGGCAGCTACAGCCTGGGCGCGGCCAACGTCGGGCACCTGTTCGGCAAGAGCTGCAACCTCTCCGACCACGTGATGGTCGAGCGCGACGCGGCGACGAGCATCCTGCACCCGCAGGCCGAGCAGCGGACCGTCGCGGAGAAGCCCAAGGAGACGGACTCGCCGCTGCCGAACCCGGACCAGGACAACGGCCGCGTCCAGACCGGCTTCCACACCCGCCCGGTCGACGACAAGGACCCCCTGGCCGAGCCCCCGCACGGGTTCACACCGGACCAGGTGCCGATGTGGTCGAGCTACCTCGACCCGGAGACGCGCGCCGGGCGGCTGCGCAGCGACTGGTACGCGCTGACCGAGAAGCCGGGAGACGGCCAGATCGTCGTGGCGACGGCGGGGGCGGCCCGCCGTCCGACGTCGGTCAGCCTCGACTACGGCGTCGACACCCCGGACGGCGTGAAGGTCCTGCGCAGCCAGTTCATGCTCCCGCCGGGCGCGGGCACCAACGGCTGGAACGACACCCGCATCAACCTGCGCGACCTCCCGCCGGAGACGAACGCGGTCCGCATCAACATCATCGACAACGACCTGACCGAGGACGGCTGGATCGCGGCCTCGGCCCCGCGCGTCCCGACGTTCACGACGCTGACGGACCGCATCGGCTCGAAGCCGGTGTACGTGGACTGGCCGGCGTCGTTCGTGTACCCGTGCGTCCAGCCGGTGACGTCCCACGACGGGATCTCGCAGGTCCCGGACTACCGCATCACGGCGGGTGGCCTGGCGGACGAGGCCCAATGGGCGTCGTCGACGAACGGCGGGCCGATCGGCTGGCTGGAGGAACTGGCCGAGGAGCCGGAGGTGCCGAGCTACCTGATCGGCCAGCCGAGCCAGTCGTGGGGCCAGCTGCTGCAGATCGAGCCGTTCACCGAGGGCATCGCGCCGACGGTGGTGCACGGGGAGAAGACGGTGCCGGGCTGGTGGTCACCGGGCCCGGGACCGCGGCAGCCGAACGGCAAGGACCCGACGCGCTGA
- a CDS encoding precorrin-2 C(20)-methyltransferase — MTGTLYGVGLGPGDPELMTVKAARLISEASVIAYHCARHGRSIARSVAEPYLREGQIEEKLVYPVTTETTDHPGGYEGAIADFYELSAKRLAEHLDAGRDVVLLCEGDPFFYGSYMYMHERLSGRFEAVVVPGVTSVSAASSVFGRPLVQRDEVLTVLPGTLPAPELARRLADTDAAAVLKLGRTFSSVREAFAEAGKLDDAVYVERATWGQQRIEPLASVDPSTVPYFSLALLPSPAYASRRSSPASPPAAAPSAGEVVVVGLGPAGPEWLTPEAAAELDAAEHVVGYGPYVARVPQKAGQQRHASGNRVEADRAREALSLAASGSRVAVVSSGDPGVFAMASAVLEQVSAGHGAGVRVRIVPGVTAAQAAASRVGAPLGHDYCVLSLSDRLKPWEIIEKRLDAAGAADLVLALYNPASRTRTTQLADARAVLLRHRSADTPVVVARDVGGPEEDIRITTLGDLDPATVDMRCLLIVGSSKTRAENGIVWTPRSY; from the coding sequence ATGACCGGCACGCTGTACGGCGTCGGGCTCGGCCCCGGCGACCCGGAACTGATGACGGTCAAGGCGGCCCGCCTGATTTCCGAAGCCTCGGTGATCGCGTACCACTGCGCGCGGCACGGCCGGAGCATCGCGCGGTCGGTCGCCGAGCCGTACCTGCGCGAGGGGCAGATCGAGGAAAAACTCGTCTACCCGGTCACGACCGAGACGACCGATCACCCGGGCGGGTACGAGGGCGCGATCGCCGACTTCTACGAGCTGAGCGCGAAGCGGCTGGCCGAGCACCTCGACGCGGGCCGCGACGTGGTCCTGCTCTGCGAAGGTGACCCGTTCTTCTACGGCTCGTACATGTACATGCACGAACGGCTCTCCGGCCGCTTCGAAGCGGTGGTCGTCCCGGGCGTGACGTCGGTGAGCGCGGCGTCGTCGGTCTTCGGCCGTCCCCTGGTGCAGCGCGACGAGGTGCTGACGGTGCTCCCGGGCACGCTGCCGGCCCCCGAACTGGCCCGGCGCCTCGCCGACACCGACGCGGCGGCGGTGCTGAAGCTGGGCCGGACGTTCTCGTCCGTGCGCGAGGCGTTCGCGGAAGCGGGCAAGCTGGACGACGCCGTCTACGTCGAGCGCGCGACGTGGGGTCAGCAGCGCATCGAGCCGTTGGCCTCGGTGGATCCTTCGACGGTGCCGTACTTCTCGCTGGCGTTGCTGCCTTCGCCGGCTTATGCGTCACGCCGGTCTTCGCCGGCGTCACCTCCTGCTGCCGCCCCTTCGGCGGGTGAGGTCGTCGTCGTGGGTCTCGGTCCGGCGGGCCCGGAGTGGCTCACGCCAGAGGCCGCTGCGGAGCTCGACGCGGCGGAGCACGTCGTCGGGTACGGGCCGTATGTCGCGCGGGTGCCGCAGAAGGCGGGCCAGCAGCGGCACGCTTCCGGCAACCGCGTCGAGGCGGACCGGGCGCGCGAGGCGTTGTCCCTGGCCGCTTCCGGCTCCCGGGTCGCGGTGGTGTCCTCGGGCGACCCGGGGGTGTTCGCGATGGCCTCGGCGGTGCTGGAGCAGGTGTCCGCCGGGCACGGAGCGGGCGTCCGGGTCCGGATCGTGCCCGGAGTGACGGCTGCCCAGGCGGCGGCGTCCCGGGTGGGCGCGCCGTTGGGGCACGACTACTGCGTCCTGTCGCTGTCCGACCGGCTGAAGCCGTGGGAGATCATCGAGAAGCGCCTCGACGCCGCGGGCGCGGCGGACCTGGTGCTGGCGCTGTACAACCCGGCGTCCCGGACCCGGACCACCCAGCTGGCCGACGCCCGTGCGGTGCTGCTCCGCCACCGTTCTGCCGACACCCCGGTGGTGGTGGCCCGCGACGTCGGCGGCCCGGAGGAGGACATCCGCATCACGACGTTGGGCGACCTGGACCCGGCGACGGTGGACATGCGGTGCCTGCTGATCGTGGGTTCGTCGAAGACCCGCGCGGAGAACGGCATCGTCTGGACGCCCCGCAGTTACTGA
- a CDS encoding precorrin-8X methylmutase has product MIDYLRDGAEIYRHSFATIREEADLAILPDDVAGVAVRMIHACGMVDLVDDLRYTLDVVESGRAALEAGAPILCDAQMIASGVTRRRLPAANEVLCTLSDPSVPGLAERMGTTRSAAALELWRDKLPGSVVAIGNAPTALFRLLEILDEGVGAPAAIIGVPVGFVGAVESKVELAKRAPAPYLVVHGRRGGSAMAVAAINALASAEE; this is encoded by the coding sequence GTGATCGACTACCTGCGGGACGGTGCCGAGATCTACCGGCACTCGTTCGCCACGATCCGCGAGGAGGCGGACCTGGCGATCCTGCCCGACGACGTGGCCGGCGTGGCGGTCCGGATGATCCACGCCTGCGGCATGGTCGATCTGGTCGACGACCTGCGCTACACGCTCGACGTCGTGGAGTCCGGCCGCGCCGCGCTGGAAGCCGGCGCGCCGATCCTGTGCGACGCGCAGATGATCGCCAGCGGCGTCACCCGCCGTCGCCTGCCCGCGGCCAACGAGGTGCTTTGCACGCTGTCGGACCCTTCTGTGCCCGGGCTGGCCGAACGCATGGGCACCACCCGGTCGGCGGCGGCGCTGGAACTGTGGCGCGACAAGCTGCCCGGCTCGGTCGTGGCGATCGGCAACGCCCCGACGGCCCTGTTCCGCCTGCTGGAGATCCTCGACGAAGGCGTCGGCGCGCCCGCGGCGATCATCGGCGTCCCGGTCGGCTTCGTCGGCGCAGTGGAGTCCAAAGTGGAGCTGGCCAAGCGCGCCCCGGCACCGTACCTGGTGGTGCACGGGCGGCGCGGCGGCAGCGCGATGGCCGTCGCGGCGATCAACGCCCTCGCGAGCGCCGAAGAATGA